A part of Thermococcus sp. SY098 genomic DNA contains:
- a CDS encoding amylo-alpha-1,6-glucosidase, with translation MSKVTLAFNGAFVLSDEKGDMNKHYHGFYAFDTRFVKNISLEIGKEMFLGHIGHDNMTSISRILIGGSVILLRKRELLNGWRYREELTFYNMAKEPAKILPKYFFEVCFEDIFEVRGNHKPLKRKIIKKQTPKGIRYTYIGIDKIKRELEIKAKGFRFESNYLTSEISLKPLEKKSISIEFSPKIHIKSAPFLIRNVFNFKFEQRVITSNIEVNNIFKTSLKDLASLTVLTNHGLTVFAGIPYFMCLFGRDSIITSLFLLPYFPEYAKGTLKILSKLQGRKFDKKTLEESGKIPHEYRLGELSQANLMPFAPYYGTVDSTPLYLILAGEYVRWTRDYNTVKELKDTLNKALEWIFMKLEEGDGYVRYSLASPYVQMNQGWKDSKEGVPDEHGEPTKPPIALVEVQGYVYKALLDMARLSDILEFEESTLREEAKKLRRKFNTDFWMKKEKFYAIALNGNNKPSKVISSNPGHLLFTGIAEHEKEVAERLFKKDMFSGWGIRTLSSKEKAYNPFSYHNGSVWAHDNALIALGLAKIGETEKAAFLADKFLKAANLMNYQLPELFSGVRSEIPLPIPRANVPQAWSAATPFAFLTAMLGLTPEGVSTNPQLPEHLEKIEIKTITIGGTKYRITIEKKDEQIRVDMNKSH, from the coding sequence ATGTCCAAAGTGACATTGGCATTTAATGGAGCATTCGTTCTCTCAGATGAAAAAGGCGATATGAACAAGCACTATCACGGCTTCTATGCTTTTGATACAAGGTTTGTAAAAAACATATCTCTGGAAATTGGCAAAGAGATGTTTTTAGGACATATCGGGCATGATAACATGACTTCAATATCACGCATACTTATAGGAGGCTCGGTAATCCTACTGAGAAAACGTGAGTTATTGAATGGCTGGAGATATAGAGAAGAGCTGACCTTTTACAATATGGCCAAGGAACCAGCAAAAATACTACCCAAATACTTCTTCGAAGTTTGCTTTGAGGACATATTCGAGGTTAGAGGGAATCACAAACCACTTAAGAGAAAAATAATTAAAAAACAGACTCCAAAAGGGATTAGATATACTTACATTGGCATTGATAAAATAAAGAGAGAGCTTGAAATTAAAGCTAAAGGATTCCGATTTGAAAGCAATTATCTCACGTCAGAGATTTCTTTAAAACCTTTGGAAAAAAAGAGCATCAGCATCGAATTTTCTCCCAAGATCCACATAAAAAGTGCACCATTTCTAATTAGGAATGTCTTCAATTTCAAATTTGAGCAGAGAGTGATCACAAGCAACATTGAGGTGAATAACATATTCAAGACCTCGCTGAAAGATTTGGCTTCTCTAACAGTACTGACCAATCACGGATTAACAGTTTTTGCTGGAATCCCGTATTTCATGTGCCTCTTTGGCAGGGATAGCATAATAACATCCTTATTCCTTCTGCCATACTTCCCGGAATACGCCAAAGGAACCTTGAAAATCCTATCAAAACTCCAAGGAAGAAAATTTGACAAAAAAACACTTGAAGAATCTGGGAAAATTCCTCACGAATACAGACTTGGAGAGCTCTCTCAAGCAAACTTAATGCCTTTTGCTCCATATTACGGAACAGTGGATTCTACTCCCCTGTATTTGATCTTAGCAGGGGAATACGTTAGATGGACAAGAGATTACAACACAGTGAAAGAACTTAAAGACACCCTAAACAAGGCACTTGAATGGATTTTTATGAAGCTTGAAGAGGGAGATGGATACGTGAGGTATTCGTTGGCTTCCCCCTATGTTCAAATGAACCAAGGATGGAAGGACTCAAAAGAAGGGGTTCCAGATGAGCACGGAGAACCTACAAAACCGCCAATTGCATTAGTTGAAGTTCAGGGTTATGTGTATAAAGCCCTATTAGACATGGCGAGACTTTCGGATATCTTGGAGTTTGAAGAATCGACCCTGAGGGAAGAAGCCAAAAAACTAAGAAGGAAATTTAATACGGATTTCTGGATGAAGAAGGAGAAATTTTATGCAATTGCTCTAAATGGCAACAACAAGCCTTCAAAAGTAATTTCCTCCAATCCCGGTCACTTGCTCTTCACAGGCATCGCAGAGCATGAAAAAGAAGTTGCCGAAAGGTTGTTCAAAAAAGACATGTTTTCGGGATGGGGAATTAGAACTCTAAGCTCAAAAGAAAAAGCATACAATCCTTTCAGCTACCATAACGGCAGCGTTTGGGCACATGATAATGCACTTATTGCATTGGGATTAGCAAAAATTGGAGAAACTGAAAAAGCAGCTTTTCTGGCCGATAAATTTCTGAAAGCTGCGAATTTGATGAACTATCAGTTGCCAGAGCTTTTCAGTGGTGTTAGAAGTGAGATTCCACTTCCCATTCCAAGAGCAAATGTCCCTCAAGCATGGAGTGCCGCAACCCCTTTTGCATTCTTAACAGCCATGCTTGGACTCACTCCAGAGGGAGTATCAACAAATCCACAGCTCCCAGAGCATCTTGAAAAGATTGAAATAAAAACGATAACCATTGGAGGAACAAAATACAGGATAACCATTGAAAAGAAAGATGAACAGATTAGGGTAGATATGAACAAAAGCCATTAA
- a CDS encoding glycoside hydrolase family 65 protein, with amino-acid sequence MKFHFGFKEYDPKAEAVYGTILTLGNGYIGIRGEIELEPTIYGTTIAGVYDYAPYFYREIVNAPRVIGLQIFFNGEPISLSTQKILKYERELNIEDATLKTLMAIETRSRTHIEYESIRIVHGKRKNLILLKFKIKANEDGMLTIISPIKTNVVNPSYRNEIMVKHLNVVQMEDRENEIYAEVETLDGRYRIGIASSLISGTKAKRAVIKSADGIAEILTLSVKKNRTYEFIKYITILSSKNPTANLKESVFQQLQEAKSLGFNKLYYEHRKYWKEIWKRAEIEIEGDKNAENGLNFSIFHLIQSMPIDSRISLTARGIHGFGYRGHVFWDTEIYALPFFMAVFPEKAREMLMYRYNNLNAARENAKLNGYDGAQFPWESADDGYEATPSVIPLDMMGKKVVKIYTGEEEHHITADIAYAVELYYKFTGDEEFMSRYGLEIILETARFWASRVEYDEKKGYVIKKVIGPDEYHEHVNNSFFTNLMARYNLLLAVKYFKIARRSGGEWSKTLRRINITEEEVQRWLEIAEKIYIPRQKNGVFEEFEGYFDLSDHTLDPYGLGEKRLPEEIRRNLRKTKIIKQADVIAAQYLLKDQFDLETIRKNFDYYIIRTTHASSLSMPPYAIVASWLDYEDLAYDYFMKCAFIDLHNLYGNTQDGFHLATAGGVWQIIFRGFCGIDINDEGVEINPKLPKKWKAVRLKFFFKKALLSLEVREDSVRVKLLEGGGVKIRAFGKDAVVKRGKETILRK; translated from the coding sequence GTGAAGTTTCACTTCGGTTTCAAGGAATATGACCCCAAAGCAGAAGCAGTTTATGGTACAATACTAACTTTGGGAAATGGATACATCGGAATCAGAGGAGAGATAGAGCTTGAACCAACAATTTACGGCACAACCATAGCAGGAGTTTATGACTACGCTCCGTATTTCTATCGTGAAATTGTAAATGCTCCAAGAGTCATAGGTCTTCAGATTTTCTTCAATGGGGAACCAATCTCCCTAAGCACTCAGAAAATTCTGAAATATGAGAGAGAACTCAACATTGAAGACGCAACTTTAAAAACTCTGATGGCAATCGAAACTCGGAGTAGAACCCACATAGAATATGAGAGCATAAGAATTGTTCATGGAAAGAGAAAAAACCTGATTCTCTTAAAATTCAAGATTAAAGCCAATGAAGACGGCATGCTGACAATAATAAGCCCCATTAAAACCAATGTTGTGAATCCCTCATATCGGAATGAAATAATGGTAAAACACCTGAATGTTGTGCAGATGGAGGACAGAGAAAACGAAATCTATGCTGAAGTTGAAACCCTCGACGGAAGATACAGAATTGGCATAGCAAGCTCTCTTATCAGTGGAACCAAAGCTAAGAGAGCCGTCATCAAGTCTGCAGATGGCATTGCTGAGATTTTAACACTTTCCGTTAAGAAAAACAGGACGTATGAGTTCATCAAATACATTACCATACTCTCTTCCAAGAATCCAACCGCCAATTTAAAGGAAAGTGTCTTCCAACAACTACAAGAAGCTAAGTCTTTAGGTTTTAACAAACTTTACTATGAACACAGAAAATACTGGAAAGAAATTTGGAAAAGAGCGGAGATTGAAATTGAAGGAGATAAAAATGCCGAAAATGGCTTAAATTTCAGCATTTTTCATCTGATCCAATCAATGCCCATAGACAGCAGAATTTCCTTAACCGCAAGAGGCATTCACGGCTTTGGATACAGAGGACATGTCTTTTGGGATACCGAGATATATGCTCTACCATTTTTCATGGCAGTTTTTCCTGAAAAAGCCAGAGAAATGCTGATGTACAGATATAACAACTTAAACGCGGCAAGAGAAAACGCAAAGCTGAATGGATATGACGGAGCTCAGTTTCCTTGGGAATCCGCTGATGATGGTTATGAAGCAACCCCTTCAGTCATACCCCTTGACATGATGGGCAAAAAAGTTGTCAAAATCTATACAGGGGAAGAAGAGCACCATATAACCGCTGACATAGCGTATGCTGTAGAGCTTTACTATAAATTTACTGGTGATGAGGAATTCATGTCCAGATATGGACTCGAGATTATCTTAGAAACAGCGAGATTCTGGGCAAGCAGAGTTGAGTATGATGAGAAAAAGGGTTATGTTATCAAGAAAGTCATTGGACCAGATGAATACCATGAACATGTGAACAACAGCTTCTTCACAAACTTAATGGCAAGATACAACCTTCTCTTAGCTGTTAAGTATTTCAAAATTGCCCGGCGTTCCGGTGGAGAATGGAGCAAAACATTAAGGAGGATCAATATAACTGAGGAAGAAGTGCAAAGATGGCTTGAAATCGCAGAGAAAATTTACATACCGAGACAGAAAAATGGCGTCTTTGAGGAGTTTGAAGGCTATTTTGATTTAAGTGATCACACCCTCGACCCTTATGGACTTGGAGAAAAGAGGCTTCCTGAAGAGATAAGAAGGAACTTAAGGAAAACAAAAATAATAAAACAAGCTGATGTGATAGCAGCCCAGTACCTCCTTAAAGATCAATTTGACCTGGAAACAATAAGGAAGAACTTCGACTACTACATAATTAGAACAACCCATGCCTCATCACTTTCCATGCCACCATACGCTATAGTTGCTTCCTGGCTCGATTACGAAGACTTAGCCTACGACTACTTCATGAAATGTGCCTTCATAGATCTACACAATCTCTACGGCAATACCCAAGATGGATTCCACTTAGCAACGGCAGGGGGAGTATGGCAGATAATATTCAGGGGTTTCTGCGGGATAGATATAAACGACGAAGGAGTAGAAATTAACCCGAAGCTCCCAAAGAAATGGAAAGCCGTGAGACTGAAATTCTTCTTCAAAAAAGCATTGCTGAGCTTGGAAGTCAGAGAAGATTCTGTACGGGTAAAACTCCTTGAGGGTGGAGGGGTTAAAATACGAGCCTTTGGTAAAGATGCAGTAGTAAAACGCGGAAAGGAGACAATCCTTCGTAAGTAA
- a CDS encoding HAD family hydrolase, giving the protein MKAAIIWDFDGVLVFTPHEEAWKRAAEHYGVKDFDHDFFVNYVSGKPRYEGADNILRLKGIYKKLGARTEEEKKKILQEFAEFKNKLVNEMFDRGEYGINNEAIKFLIETKEAGVKHALASASKNAPKLAQKINVHVKGEEKTLLELFDVNVSGRAPTKKAVFELAIKELKSKFPELEVFIVIEDSPTGVEVAKKLGIFTLGYEREAKLDADLTFKDFREISWEKILDRLKRRSEA; this is encoded by the coding sequence TTGAAAGCAGCGATAATTTGGGATTTTGACGGAGTTTTGGTTTTTACTCCTCATGAAGAGGCCTGGAAAAGAGCCGCTGAACATTATGGTGTTAAAGATTTTGACCATGATTTTTTTGTTAACTATGTCTCCGGTAAGCCGCGATATGAAGGAGCAGATAATATCCTAAGACTGAAAGGAATATATAAGAAATTGGGAGCACGTACAGAAGAAGAAAAGAAAAAAATTCTCCAAGAATTTGCCGAATTCAAAAACAAGCTTGTAAACGAAATGTTTGACAGAGGAGAATACGGCATTAACAATGAGGCAATAAAATTTCTCATAGAAACAAAAGAAGCTGGTGTTAAGCATGCTTTGGCTTCTGCCTCAAAAAACGCACCAAAACTTGCTCAAAAAATTAACGTCCATGTCAAAGGAGAAGAAAAAACCCTTCTTGAGCTTTTTGATGTTAATGTTAGTGGGCGGGCACCCACCAAAAAGGCTGTGTTTGAGCTGGCAATCAAAGAACTCAAATCTAAATTTCCAGAACTTGAAGTCTTCATAGTGATCGAAGACTCCCCGACTGGAGTGGAAGTAGCAAAAAAACTTGGGATTTTCACCCTTGGGTATGAAAGGGAGGCAAAACTTGATGCGGATTTAACATTCAAGGACTTCAGGGAGATTAGCTGGGAGAAAATTTTGGATCGACTAAAAAGGAGGAGTGAAGCGTGA
- a CDS encoding TrmB family transcriptional regulator, with protein MTMSTATLIEKLQELGLTKREAEVYLTIWTKNGATVKELLDSLDVHQPQLYNIIQSLIRKGFVKASAGRPRIYTATDIVSLIDVYKMKLDLLKETLKEELMKIRSRTEEEGPYISVVRSLEGVMSSVIETINSAEIEIRAEVPHNVFKAIKPYLLSALQRGVNLYLLVYPGKESFGEFQRFKNQVKIRTSELGNFLLVISDLSVAVYSKRRFFSPNKLPLSNSEIYGYEIQEKDLLLRLLNIHNNLWRKANEIISWDYEPETYPKTFLEFSIVLDEIEALFKLGYVPIVTVEGRNVKEGSPVKIVGRARSVNRSGIISNFVLETNDGEVTVGGFDAEVEDIEAQRVIIERIEKQ; from the coding sequence ATGACAATGTCAACCGCAACTCTCATTGAAAAACTCCAAGAGTTGGGACTCACAAAGAGAGAAGCTGAAGTTTACCTGACAATATGGACAAAGAATGGAGCAACTGTAAAAGAGCTTTTAGACTCTCTTGACGTCCATCAACCTCAGCTCTACAACATAATCCAAAGCCTAATACGAAAGGGTTTTGTAAAAGCCTCCGCCGGAAGGCCAAGAATTTACACAGCCACAGACATCGTTTCTCTTATTGATGTTTATAAGATGAAGCTTGATTTGCTGAAAGAAACTCTCAAAGAAGAACTCATGAAAATCAGGAGCAGAACAGAGGAAGAAGGACCATACATATCAGTCGTAAGGAGCCTCGAAGGCGTGATGTCAAGTGTTATTGAGACAATAAATTCTGCTGAAATTGAGATCAGAGCAGAGGTACCACATAACGTATTTAAGGCAATAAAACCATATCTCCTCAGTGCCCTTCAAAGAGGGGTCAACCTATATCTCCTTGTATATCCAGGGAAAGAATCTTTTGGAGAGTTCCAACGGTTCAAAAATCAGGTGAAAATAAGAACCTCCGAGTTAGGCAACTTTCTCTTAGTAATTTCAGACCTTTCAGTTGCCGTTTATTCAAAAAGAAGATTTTTCAGTCCAAACAAGCTACCACTTTCAAATTCTGAAATCTACGGGTATGAAATTCAAGAAAAAGATCTACTTTTGAGACTTCTAAACATCCATAACAACCTATGGAGAAAAGCCAATGAAATAATCTCTTGGGATTACGAGCCAGAGACTTATCCAAAGACATTCTTAGAATTCTCTATAGTGCTTGACGAAATAGAAGCTCTCTTTAAGCTCGGATATGTTCCAATAGTAACTGTTGAAGGCAGAAATGTAAAAGAAGGATCTCCAGTGAAAATTGTGGGAAGAGCACGTTCTGTTAATCGTTCCGGAATAATAAGCAATTTTGTCCTTGAAACAAATGATGGTGAAGTTACAGTTGGAGGCTTTGATGCTGAAGTTGAGGATATAGAAGCTCAGCGCGTTATTATAGAAAGAATCGAAAAACAGTAG
- a CDS encoding ABC transporter substrate-binding protein, protein MKKAYSFILVSVLLIAVVAAGCIGGGGETTSPTPTTVTTTKIETQTTVKTETKVQTETKVQEKVFIRFAGWSAGETEMKNYQRIIGEFEQKYPNIGVKYEVIPQMFHENILASFGAGVAPDVFYVDSSWAPIFIDKGALYPISDLADKSFIDQFYPFLLKPFMKDGKLYGLPKDWSMLALFYNKKLFEQAGLTRPPQTWEELEEYAKIIADKTGKPGLAIYLGGFNRYVPVAVSNGAPKPWFEKPEDASWFDNPVVKETLTWYINLYKKGKIEREQQGKTPYVVQPSDVGAGWLGDAFGQQQVAMVISGNWMIPFLADQFPDFKYGEDWDIAPVPAGKKGRVTMAYTVILGINAKTQHPQEAWKFVEFVLGPYGQKELVVKAGHTLPSIKGFENDPDMWPQHKKTLSFKYDQMIVFLWGPKSGVLEGKFSDAMASAMRGEITVDEAIEVMKQIVQEELSS, encoded by the coding sequence ATGAAAAAAGCATACAGCTTTATTCTGGTCTCTGTGCTTTTAATAGCGGTGGTAGCGGCTGGATGTATAGGTGGTGGAGGAGAAACAACTTCCCCCACACCTACAACAGTGACAACAACAAAAATTGAAACACAGACAACAGTTAAAACAGAAACAAAAGTACAAACGGAAACAAAGGTGCAGGAAAAGGTTTTTATAAGATTTGCTGGCTGGAGTGCTGGAGAGACTGAAATGAAAAACTACCAGAGAATAATTGGAGAATTCGAGCAAAAGTATCCAAACATCGGCGTTAAATATGAGGTAATTCCCCAGATGTTCCACGAGAATATCTTAGCATCATTTGGGGCTGGAGTCGCACCTGATGTATTCTACGTTGACAGTTCTTGGGCACCAATATTCATTGATAAGGGGGCATTGTACCCAATATCTGACCTTGCTGATAAGAGCTTCATTGACCAGTTCTACCCGTTTCTCCTGAAGCCATTCATGAAGGATGGAAAGCTTTATGGGCTTCCAAAGGATTGGAGCATGCTTGCACTGTTTTACAACAAGAAGCTGTTTGAGCAAGCTGGTCTCACAAGACCTCCACAGACTTGGGAAGAGCTCGAAGAGTATGCAAAGATAATTGCTGATAAAACCGGCAAACCAGGTTTGGCTATTTATTTGGGCGGATTTAACAGGTACGTCCCTGTTGCGGTCAGTAATGGTGCTCCAAAGCCATGGTTCGAAAAACCGGAGGATGCTTCATGGTTCGACAATCCTGTTGTGAAGGAAACCTTGACATGGTACATCAACCTGTACAAGAAAGGCAAGATTGAGAGAGAGCAACAAGGGAAAACACCTTACGTTGTCCAGCCAAGCGATGTCGGTGCTGGATGGCTTGGAGATGCTTTTGGACAGCAACAGGTTGCAATGGTTATAAGCGGTAACTGGATGATTCCATTCTTAGCAGACCAGTTCCCGGACTTTAAGTACGGAGAAGACTGGGATATTGCACCAGTTCCTGCTGGGAAGAAAGGAAGAGTTACAATGGCATACACGGTCATTTTAGGAATAAATGCAAAGACCCAGCATCCACAGGAAGCGTGGAAGTTTGTTGAATTTGTATTGGGGCCTTATGGACAGAAAGAGCTTGTTGTTAAGGCAGGTCATACGTTACCAAGCATAAAAGGCTTTGAAAACGATCCAGACATGTGGCCACAGCACAAGAAGACACTTTCTTTCAAGTATGACCAGATGATAGTATTTCTCTGGGGTCCGAAGTCAGGTGTCCTTGAAGGAAAATTCAGTGATGCAATGGCATCTGCAATGAGAGGGGAAATAACTGTTGATGAGGCTATTGAAGTAATGAAGCAGATCGTTCAAGAAGAATTAAGCAGCTGA
- a CDS encoding sugar ABC transporter permease — MFSKFSSFYEKGRNKEIVAGLSLISVAVILNLVFGYFAMIFAFYLSFFKWDYIGQMQFVGLKNFEIVIRDLIRGFHGAPYLLSPFYTGLKNILIYTAIVVPIQTFLAVVLAAFANQKIRGQQFFKVSYFLPATTSSVIVALIFIWLFMKNGFINYALAHIIPGFQPIDWINDRNYLLLAIAMVAIWGTSGHFMVSFLAAMQAIPREIYEAAMLDGAGPIRRFFFITIPMLRPMIVYVVVMGLIGALQMFDLAWVMAGANGGPGGAGYTVALDIYNEAFTRIRPGVAAAKSWFLFAIIFTTTYLFQKKYGRAMR, encoded by the coding sequence ATGTTTTCTAAATTTTCTTCTTTTTATGAAAAGGGTAGAAATAAGGAGATTGTGGCAGGTTTGTCTCTTATCTCGGTTGCAGTTATATTGAATCTTGTTTTTGGGTACTTTGCAATGATATTTGCCTTTTACCTGAGCTTTTTCAAGTGGGATTATATCGGTCAAATGCAATTTGTAGGATTGAAAAATTTTGAAATTGTGATTAGGGATTTAATCAGGGGATTTCATGGCGCTCCCTACCTGCTCTCACCCTTTTACACTGGATTAAAGAACATTTTGATTTACACTGCAATAGTTGTTCCAATTCAGACTTTTTTGGCGGTAGTGCTTGCTGCATTTGCTAATCAGAAAATTAGAGGACAGCAATTTTTCAAGGTCTCTTACTTTTTGCCAGCAACGACAAGCTCAGTTATCGTTGCTCTGATTTTCATTTGGCTTTTCATGAAAAATGGATTTATCAATTATGCTCTCGCTCATATAATCCCAGGCTTCCAGCCGATAGACTGGATAAATGACAGAAATTATCTGCTTTTGGCAATTGCAATGGTTGCTATCTGGGGAACGAGCGGACATTTCATGGTGTCCTTTCTTGCTGCCATGCAAGCAATACCCAGAGAAATCTATGAAGCAGCAATGCTTGATGGCGCTGGCCCAATAAGGAGGTTCTTCTTCATAACAATACCAATGCTTAGGCCCATGATTGTTTATGTCGTAGTTATGGGATTAATTGGAGCACTTCAGATGTTCGATTTAGCCTGGGTAATGGCTGGAGCCAATGGTGGACCGGGAGGAGCCGGATATACGGTTGCTTTGGACATATATAATGAGGCATTCACCAGAATACGGCCAGGGGTTGCAGCGGCTAAAAGCTGGTTCCTTTTTGCAATAATCTTTACAACAACCTACCTCTTCCAGAAGAAGTACGGGAGGGCTATGAGATGA
- a CDS encoding carbohydrate ABC transporter permease gives MSPKEREKLIRRIWIVITYVVLITFALVYLMPFIRSLVASFMTWAQASRYPPEWIPHPFTLENYEKLFRLELFPRWIRNTALYAGLIVAGNILFASMAGYAFARLKFPGRDAIFSALLSLLMIPMFVTLVPNYIIIYKLGLIDNIFGLSLLGLTNVSSIFLMRQYFMSLSNEIFEAARLDGCGPIKAFFYIALPLARPALGAVAVYQFLGSWNAFIGPLIFLRSPENFTLPVGLSFAFQRSMWTEYTPIIAGSLVASAPTIILFLVLNKYLIRGIVITGGKG, from the coding sequence ATGAGTCCCAAGGAGAGAGAAAAACTCATTCGTAGAATCTGGATTGTGATAACTTATGTGGTCTTAATAACCTTTGCACTTGTCTATTTGATGCCTTTTATAAGATCTCTCGTTGCCTCATTTATGACATGGGCTCAAGCTTCTCGTTATCCTCCAGAATGGATTCCTCATCCTTTCACTCTGGAAAACTATGAAAAGTTATTTAGACTTGAACTTTTCCCCAGATGGATCCGAAATACAGCGCTTTATGCTGGACTTATAGTCGCCGGTAATATACTTTTTGCAAGCATGGCAGGTTACGCCTTTGCAAGGCTTAAGTTCCCTGGTAGGGATGCTATATTTTCAGCTCTGCTATCATTGCTAATGATTCCAATGTTTGTTACTTTAGTCCCTAACTACATCATAATCTACAAGCTTGGTCTGATTGACAACATCTTTGGTCTCTCTTTGTTAGGTTTAACAAATGTTTCAAGCATATTTCTGATGAGGCAGTATTTTATGTCGCTATCAAACGAAATCTTTGAAGCAGCACGTTTGGATGGATGTGGACCAATAAAAGCATTCTTTTACATTGCATTACCCCTTGCAAGGCCAGCTTTAGGTGCAGTTGCAGTTTACCAATTCTTAGGCTCGTGGAATGCTTTTATAGGACCGTTAATCTTCTTGAGATCTCCAGAGAACTTTACTCTGCCTGTAGGACTGAGCTTTGCCTTCCAGAGGTCTATGTGGACAGAATACACTCCCATAATTGCTGGCTCTCTTGTGGCATCTGCTCCCACAATAATCCTGTTCCTTGTGTTGAACAAGTACTTGATTAGGGGTATAGTCATCACAGGAGGGAAGGGCTGA
- a CDS encoding ABC transporter ATP-binding protein, which produces MARVLLKNVTKKFGNVVAVNNLNLEIRDGEFMVLLGPSGCGKSTTLRMIAGLETPTEGEIWIGDQLVNDIDPTKRNVAMVFQSYALYPHMTVFGNIEFPLRMAGVPKQERIKKVKEVAEFLGIADLLNRKPSELSGGQQQRVALARALVREPQVFLLDEPLSNLDAKIRTQMRFELKKLLSYELGITTVYVTHDQVEAMTMADRIAVMNKGILQQVGTPDEIFYKPKNTFVATFVGSPPMNLIEGNIVEKDGKILFETEHFSLQLPSDVPKAEEAILGFRPQHVEVSLAPKEGYVKGNLLGVEKLGVENYGHIGYGRLEIVVRLPEEIRVMRGEIYWKPQENRIYIFDPKTRRAIYG; this is translated from the coding sequence ATGGCAAGGGTTTTGCTGAAAAATGTTACTAAAAAATTCGGCAATGTTGTTGCCGTCAACAATCTCAACCTTGAAATTAGAGATGGGGAGTTCATGGTTCTTCTTGGACCAAGTGGATGTGGAAAATCAACAACTCTGAGGATGATTGCTGGGTTGGAAACTCCAACAGAAGGGGAGATATGGATTGGTGACCAGCTTGTTAATGACATCGACCCGACCAAGAGAAATGTTGCAATGGTTTTCCAGAGCTATGCCCTTTATCCGCACATGACTGTTTTTGGAAATATAGAGTTCCCGCTCAGGATGGCTGGCGTTCCTAAGCAAGAAAGGATTAAAAAAGTCAAGGAGGTTGCTGAATTTCTCGGAATTGCGGATTTATTAAATAGAAAACCAAGTGAGCTAAGCGGTGGTCAGCAGCAGAGGGTAGCATTGGCGAGGGCATTGGTTAGGGAACCACAAGTATTCCTCTTAGATGAGCCTCTATCAAATTTAGATGCAAAAATCAGGACTCAAATGCGTTTTGAGCTTAAAAAGTTGTTGAGTTACGAGTTGGGGATTACAACAGTCTATGTGACCCACGACCAAGTTGAAGCAATGACAATGGCAGATAGGATAGCTGTCATGAACAAAGGTATTCTTCAGCAAGTTGGAACACCTGACGAGATTTTCTACAAGCCAAAAAATACCTTTGTTGCAACATTTGTCGGCAGTCCTCCAATGAACTTAATTGAGGGCAACATTGTAGAGAAAGATGGTAAAATATTATTTGAAACTGAACACTTCTCCTTACAGCTTCCAAGTGATGTTCCAAAGGCTGAAGAAGCTATTCTTGGCTTTAGGCCTCAGCATGTGGAAGTCAGCTTAGCTCCAAAAGAGGGTTATGTGAAAGGCAATCTCTTAGGAGTTGAGAAGCTTGGAGTTGAGAACTATGGACACATAGGCTATGGACGTCTTGAGATTGTTGTTAGGCTTCCAGAGGAGATAAGAGTGATGAGGGGGGAAATCTACTGGAAACCTCAGGAGAACAGGATTTACATCTTTGATCCAAAGACCAGAAGAGCCATTTATGGATAG